A single region of the Accipiter gentilis chromosome 6, bAccGen1.1, whole genome shotgun sequence genome encodes:
- the TRIP12 gene encoding E3 ubiquitin-protein ligase TRIP12 isoform X3 codes for MSNRPNNNPGGSLRRSQRNTAGAQPQDDAVGGRSHLGQAKHKAHSPPESRKSISKTPKVQSNTTSEQSKGHFSKRGCSSSAILIPQQEDPERVNTSEKQKTGQVPKKDNSRGVKRSASPDYRRTNSPSSAKKPKALQHTETSLETNKPHTKSKRRHLDQEQPKSTQLPSTSKAHTRKGGAAGSSRSQKRKRTENLSCIKSGSAVESTGAEEKSAKLSKLASKSVTSAKAGCSTITDSSSSASTSSSSSAVASASSAVPQGARVKQGKDQNKSRRSRSASSPSPRRSSRDKEPSKTGGSSKFDWAARFSPKVSLPKTKLSLPGSSKSETSKPGPSGLQAKLASLRKSTKKRSESPPAELPSLRRSTRQKTTGSCASTSRRGSGLGKRGAAEARRQEKMADPDNNQDGVNSSAARTDEAPQGAAASSSVAGAVGMTTSGESESDDSEMGRLQGSKAQQLLQGLQATDESQQLQAVIEMCQLLVMGNEETLGGFPVKSVVPALITLLQMEHNFDIMNHACRALTYMMEALPRSSAVVVDAIPVFLEKLQVIQCIDVAEQALTALEMLSRRHSKAILQAGGLADCLLYLEFFSINAQRNALAIAANCCQSITPDEFHFVADSLPLLTQRLTHQDKKSVESTCLCFARLVDNFQHEENLLQQVASKDLLTNIQQLLVVTPPILSSGMFIMVVRMFSLMCSNCPTLAVQLMKQNIAETLHFLLCGASNGSCQEQIDLVPRSPQELYELTSLICELMPCLPKEGIFAVDTMLKKGNAQNTDGAIWQWRDDRGLWHPYNRIDSRIIEAAHQVGEDEISLSTLGRVYTIDFNSMQQINEDTGTARAIQRKPNPLANTNTSGHSELKKDDARAQLMKEDPELAKSFIKTLFGVLYEVYSSSAGPAVRHKCLRAILRIIYFADAELLKDVLKNHAVSSHIASMLSSQDLKIVVGALQMAEILMQKLPDIFSVYFRREGVMHQVKNLAESEALLTSPPKVCTNGSGTLATTTTISTGTATAASNAAADLGSPSLQHSREDSLDLSPQGRLSDVLKRKRLPKRGPRRPKYSPPRDDDKVDNQAKSPTTTQSPKSSFLASLNPKTWGRLSTQSNSNNIEPARTAGVSGLARAASKDTISNNREKIKGWIKEQAHKFVERYFSSENMDGSNPALNVLQRLCTATEQLNLQVDGGTECLVEIRSIVSESDVSSFEIQHSGFVKQLLLYLTSKSEKDAVSRDIRLKRFLHVFFSSPLPGEEPLGRLEPLENAPLLALVHKMNNCLSQMEQFPVKVHDFPSGNGTGSSFSLNRGSQALKFFNTHQLKCQLQRHPDCANVKQWKGGPVKIDPLALVQAIERYLVVRGYGRVREDDEDSDDDGSDEEIDESLAAQFLNSGNVRHRLQFYIGDHLLPYNMTVYQAVRQYSLQAEEERESTDDESNPLGRAGIWTKTHTIWYKPVREDEDGNKDCVGGKRGRAQTAPTKTSPRNSKKHDELWHDGVCPSVLNPLEVYLISTPPENITFEDPSLDVILLLRVLHAISRYWYYLYDNAICKEIIPTSEFINSKLTAKANRQLQDPLVIMTGNIPTWLTELGKTCPFFFPFDTRQMLFYVTAFDRDRAMQRLLDTNPEINQSDSQDSRVAPRLDRKKRTVNRDELLKQAESVMQDLGSSRAMLEIQYENEVGTGLGPTLEFYALVSQELQRADLGLWRGEEVTLANPKGSQEGTKYIHNLQGLFALPFGRTAKPAHIAKVKMKFRFLGKLMAKAIMDFRLVDLPLGLPFYKWMLRQETSLTSHDLFSIDPVVAKSIYHLEDIVRQKKRLEQDKTQTKESLQYALEALTMNGCSVEDLGLDFTLPGFPNIELKKGGKDTPVTIHNLEEYLRLVIFWALNEGVARQFDSFRDGFESVFPLSHLQYFYPEELEQLLCGSKTDTWDAKTLMECCRPDHGYTHDSRAVKYLFEILSSFDSEQQRLFLQFVTGSPRLPVGGFRSLNPPLTIVRKTFESTENPDDFLPSVMTCVNYLKLPDYSTIEIMREKLLIAAREGQQSFHLS; via the exons GTCACATTTAGGGCAGGCAAAACATAAGGCACATAGCCCTCCTGAGAGTAGAAAATCTATTTCAAAGACACCCAAAGTGCAGTCTAATACTACTTCTGAGCAGTCCAAGGGACACTTTTCTAAAAG AGGCTGTAgttcatctgccattttaatcCCACAACAAGAAGATCCAGAGAGAGTCAatacttcagaaaagcaaaaaacgGGGCAAGTGCCTAAGAAAGACAATTCTCGAGGAGTTAAACGCAGTGCTAGTCCAGATTACAGGAGGACCAATTCTCCTAGCTCtgctaaaaaacccaaagcacttcAACACACTGAAACTTCCTTGGAAACTAACAAGCCACATACTAAATCTAAGAGAAGACACTTAGACCAAGAACAGCCCAAGTCTACACAATTGCCATCAACAAGTAAGGCTCACACCAGAAAGGGTGGAGCTGCTGGTAGCTCCCGaagtcagaaaaggaaaaggacagagaaTCTGTCTTGTATAAAGAGTGGTTCAGCAGTTGAATCAACTGGCGCTGAAGAGAAGTCAGCAAAACTCTCCAAGCTGGCTTCAAAATCGGTGACCTCAGCCAAAGCTGGGTGTAGCACCATCACTGATTCTTCTTCTTCAGCTTccacatcctcctcctcttctgctgttGCCTCTGCTTCTTCTGCTGTTCCTCAGGGTGCCAGAGTGAAACAGGGAAAGGACCAGAATAAGTCTAGACGTTCCCGTTCTGCATCCAGCCCCAGTCCAAGAAGGAGTAGCAGGGACAAAGAACCCAGTAAAACAGGTGGCTCTTCAAAGTTCGACTGGGCTGCTCGATTTAGCCCAAAAGTCAGTCTCCCTAAAACAAAACTGTCTCTACCAGGCTCTTCAAAGTCAGAGACATCAAAACCTGGACCTTCAGGACTACAGGCTAAACTAGCAA GTCTAAGAAAATCTACGAAGAAACGCAGTGAATCACCACCTGCTGAGCTCCCCAGTTTGCGGCGGAGCACACGGCAAAAGACCACGGGCTCCTGTGCTAGCACCAG TCGGCGAGGCTCTGGCCTGGGCAAAAGAGGAGCAGCTGAAGCTCGTCGACAGGAGAAGATGGCTGATCCTGACAACAACCAGGATGGAGTTAACTCTTCAGCTGCACGTACAGATGAggctccccagggagctgcag cttCTAGTTCTGTTGCTGGGGCTGTAGGTATGACAACCTCTGGAGAAAGTGAGTCAGATGATTCTGAGATGGGAAGACTACAAG GTTCTAAAGCCCAACAACTTTTACAAGGTCTCCAAGCCACTGATGAAAGTCAGCAACTACAGGCAGTGATTGAGATGTGCCAGCTGTTGGTCATGGGAAATGAAGAAACTTTAGGAGGATTTCCAGTCAAGAGTGTTGTACCAGCTTTG ataacaCTGTTGCAGATGGAGCACAACTTTGACATT ATGAACCATGCATGTCGGGCCTTAACATATATGATGGAAGCACTTCCGAGATCATCAGCTGTAGTGGTAGATGCAATTCCTGTCTTCTTGGAGAAG TTGCAAGTTATTCAGTGCATTGATGTGGCAGAGCAGGCGCTTACAGCCCTGGAGATGTTATCACGCAGGCATAGTAAAGCCATTCTGCAGGCG gGTGGGTTGGCAGACTGTTTGCTGTATCTGGAATTCTTCAGTATAAATGCACAGAGGAATGCACTAGCTATTGCTGCCAACTGCTGCCAGAGTATAACACCTGATGAGTTTCACTTTGTGGCAGACTCTTTGCCACTGCTTACACAAAGGTTAACCCATCAG GACAAAAAGTCTGTTGAAAGCACTTGTCTCTGTTTTGCACGGCTAGTGGACAACTTCCAGCATGAGGAG AACTTGCTCCAGCAGGTTGCTTCCAAGGACTTGTTAACAAATATCCAGCAACTCTTGGTAGTGACGCCTCCTATCCTGAGCTCAGGAATGTTCATCATGGTGGTGCGCATGTTTTCCTTAATGTGCTCCAATTGCCCTACACTTGCAGTTCAACTTATGAAGCAAA ATATTGCAGAAACGCTTCACTTCCTCCTTTGCGGAGCCTCAAATGGGAGTTGTCAAGAACAAATTGACCTTGTTCCACGAAGTCCTCAAGAACTTTATGAGCTTACTTCTCTTATCTG TGAACTGATGCCTTGCCTGCCAAAAGAGGGAATCTTTGCTGTTGATACTATGCTGAAGAAAGGAAATGCGCAAAATACAGATGGTGCAATATGGCAATGGCGAGATGACAGGGGTCTCTGGCATCCCTATAACAGGATTGATAGTCGAATAATAGAG GCGGCTCATCAGGTTGGTGAGGATGAGATAAGCCTGTCTACACTTGGGCGTGTCTATACTATTGATTTTAACTCTATGCAGCAAATAAATGAGGATACTGGAACAGCACGTGCCATTCAGCGAAAACCAAACCCTTTAGCCAATACAAACACTA GTGGACATTCAGAATTGAAGAAGGATGATGCTCGAGCACAACTAATGAAAGAGGATCCAGAACTGGCAAAATCCTTTATCAAAACATTGTTTGGTGTTCTTTATGAGGTATATAGTTCTTCAGCTGGACCTGCTGTTAGACACAAGTGCCTTAGAGCAATTCTTAGGATAATCTATTTTGCTGATGCTGAACTTCTGAAGGATGTGCTGAAAAACCATGCTGTTTCAAG TCATATTGCCTCCATGCTGTCAAGTCAAGACCTTAAGATAGTAGTTGGAGCCCTGCAGATGGCAGAGATTTTAATGCAGAAGTTACCTGATATTTTCAGTGTTTACTTCAGAAGAGAAG GGGTGATGCACCAAGTGAAAAACTTAGCAGAGTCGGAGGCTTTGCTAACAAGCCCACCAAAAGTATGCACAAATGGATCAGGAACGCTGGCTACCACTACAACAATAAGTACTGGAACAGCCACTGCTGCCAGTAATGCAGCTGCAGATTTGGGCTCTCCCAGTTTACAACACAGCCGGGAGGATTCTTTGGATCTGAGCCCACAGGG ACGACTGAGTGATGttctaaagagaaaaagactGCCAAAACGAGGGCCAAGGAGGCCAAAATACTCTCCTCCAAGAGATGATGACAAAGTAGACAATCAAG CTAAAAGCCCTACAACTACTCAATCTCCTAAATCTTCTTTCTTGGCAAGTTTAAATCCTAAAACATGGGGAAGATTAAGCACACAGTCCAACAGTAACAATATTGAACCAGCACGAACAGCAGGAGTAAGTGGTCTTGCAAGGGCTGCTTCCAAGGATACCATTTCCAATAACag AGAAAAAATTAAGGGCTGGATTAAGGAGCAAGCCCATAAATTTGTAGAACGTTATTTTAGTTCTGAAAACATGGATGGAAGCAATCCTGCACTAAATGTATTACAGAGACTTTGCACTGCAACTGAACAACTCAACCTCCAG GTGGATGGTGGAACAGAGTGCCTTGTAGAAATCCGTAGCATTGTCTCGGAGTCTGACGTCTCCTCATTTGAAATCCAGCATAGTGGGTTTGTTAAACAACTGCTGCTTTATTTGACATCTAAAAGTGAGAAAGATGCTGTAAGCAGGGATATCAGATTGAAAAgatttcttcatgtatttttttcttctcca CTTCCTGGAGAAGAACCCCTTGGAAGATTAGAGCCATTAGAAAATGCACCTTTGTTGGCGTTAGTCCATAAAATGAACAATTGCCTCAGTCAGATGGAACAGTTTCCTGTCAAAGTGCATGACTTCCCTAGTGGAAATGGAACAGGGAGCAG TTTTTCTCTTAACAGAGGATCCCAAGCTTTAAAATTCTTCAATACACATCAATTAAAATGCCAACTGCAAAGACATCCAGACTGTGCTAATGTGAAACAGTGGAAAGGCGGACCTGTGAAGATTGATCCTCTGGCTTTGGTACAAGCCATTGAAAGATACCTTGTAGTTAGAG GCTATGGAAGAGTTAGAGAAGATGATGAGGATAGTGATGATGATGGGTCAGATGAAGAAATAGATGAATCTTTG gcTGCTCAATTCTTAAATTCAGGGAATGTGAGACACAGACTGCAATTTTACATTGGAGATCACTTGTTGCCATATAATATGACTGTGTATCAAGCAGTTAGGCAGTACAGTTTGCAAGCCGAAGAGGAGAGGGAGTCTACAGATGATGAGAGCAACCCATTAGGAAGAGCTGGGATTTGGACAAAAACACATACCATTTG GTACAAACCTGTGCGAGAGGATGAAGATGGTAATAAGGACTGCGTTGGTGGTAAAAGAGGAAGAGCACAAACTGCTCCCACAAAAACCTCACCTAGAAATTCTAAAAAGCATGATGAATTGTGGCATG atgGTGTATGCCCTTCGGTATTAAATCCTCTAGAAGTTTACCTCATATCTACTCCACCTGAAAACATAACATTTGAAGATCCCTCATTAGATGTTATTCTTCTTTTAAGAGTTTTACATGCTATCAGTCGATACTGGTATTACTTGTATGAT aatgCAATCTGCAAGGAGATAATTCCAACCTCAGAGTTTATCAACAGTAAACTGACAGCAAAAGCAAATAGGCAGCTCCAGGATCCTTTGGTAATTATGACAGGAAACATACCAACTTGGCTGACAGAACTTGGAAAAACATG CccgtttttctttccatttgataCGCGTCAAATGCTGttttatgttactgcttttgatCGTGATCGAGCCATGCAAAGACTACTGGATACTAATCCAGAAATCAATCAATCAGATTCTCAGGATAGCAGAGTGGCACCGCGACTGGACAGGAAAAAA CGCACTGTGAACAGAGATGAGCTGTTGAAACAGGCAGAATCTGTGATGCAGGATCTAGGCAGTTCAAGAGCCATGTTGGAAATCCAGTATGAGAATGAA GTTGGCACAGGCCTAGGCCCCACGCTAGAGTTCTATGCACTTGTATCTCAGGAACTACAGAGAGCAGACTTAGGCCTTTGGAGGGGAGAAGAAGTGACTTTAGCCAATCCAAAAG GAAGCCAGGAAGGTACCAAGTACATCCATAACCTTCAAGGCCTTTTTGCACTTCCTTTTGGTAGAACAGCCAAGCCAGCTCACATTGCAAAAGTTAAAATGAAGTTCCGCTTTCTGGGAAAACTAATGGCCAAGGCAATCATGGATTTTAGACTG GTGGACCTTCCTCTTGGACTTCCTTTTTATAAATGGATGCTACGACAGGAAACTTCCTTGACATCGCATGATTTGTTCAGTATTGATCCAGTAGTAGCCAAATCAATATATCACCTTGAAGATATtgtaagacaaaagaaaagactTGAACAGGATAAAACACAG ACCAAAGAAAGTCTACAGTATGCATTGGAGGCTCTGACTATGAATGGCTGCTCAGTGGAAGACCTAGGGCTGGACTTCACACTTCCTGGGTTTCCTAATATAGAactgaaaaaagggggaaaagatacACCAGTCACCATCCACAATTTAGAGGAGTATCTCAGA